Proteins found in one Drosophila busckii strain San Diego stock center, stock number 13000-0081.31 chromosome 2R, ASM1175060v1, whole genome shotgun sequence genomic segment:
- the LOC108596926 gene encoding peptidyl-prolyl cis-trans isomerase-like 3, translating into MSVTLHTDVGDIKIELFVEACPKACENFLALCASDYYSGCCFIRNIKGFIVQTGDPTNTGKNGQSIWGTKFDDEFKETIKHTDRGMVSMANNGPNANASQFFITYAAQPNLDLKYTLFGRVIDGFDALDELEKLPVNPKNYRPHVDKKINGVTIHANPLAA; encoded by the exons Atg tcCGTTACCTTGCACACAGACGTGGGTGATATCAAAATCGAACTTTTCGTCGAGGCTTGCCCCAAGGCGTGTGAGAATTTCCTGGCGCTATGTGCGAGTGATTACTACAGCGGCTGTTGCTTCATACGAAATATTAAAGGATTCATTGTACAAACCGGAGATCCTACAAACACCGGCAAGAATGGACAGTCCATCTGGGGCACTAAATTTGATGACGAATTTAAGGAAACTATAAAG CACACGGACAGAGGCATGGTCTCCATGGCAAACAATGGTCCCAATGCAAATGCCAGCCAATTTTTCATTACCTATGCTGCACAGCCAAATCTTGACTTGAAATACACACTCTTTGGCAGAGTTATAGACGGCTTTGATGCACTCGATGAGCTGGAAAAGCTGCCTGTTAATCCCAAGAACTATCGCCCGCATGTGGATAAGAAAATCAATGGAGTAACGATACATGCCAATCCTTTAGCAGCGTGA
- the LOC108596925 gene encoding chromatin assembly factor 1 subunit B produces the protein MKCKIPEISWHNRDPVLSVDIQTNSVTLPATAMCRLASGGTDAHVLIWYVTHGDESGGIELELAADLSRHQRAVNTVRWSPNGELLASGDDESVVFIWKQKAEHEVVNIMDGEGNSEQDKEVWQTLKVLRGHREDIYDLSWAPNSQFLVTGSVDNTAMLWDVHKGKSLAILDDHKGYVQGVAWDPCNQFIATLSTDRNMRIFDATTRRVLHRVNKATLPVKPGHELHEKSIRLYHDGTLQTFFRRLCFTPDGKLLITPAGVTDYDGVMKPTNTTYGYSRYDLSQPAFVLPFPNEYTVAVRCSPVLYRLRPFNVTKNPPIITLPYRMIYAVATKNSVFFYDTQQPVPFAIVSNIHYTRLTDLAWSNDGNLLIVSSTDGFCSLISFGAQELGERYEQMDEVLSAVAQTTENVPQRQRKHRKQKQHDQSARRPLQEKTKPNSIEIKKKSSEADLEAENDSSMQSASSSTSSNSPKAKIELKPTPIAFRRSPRKVTEPTPIAIRRSPRKITEAMPIAIKRKASDEAQPEQPKSKLPLVLPKPIEAVLDKEIISTDEKFESPEKKCRPATPIQVRRQPRTPGSSSSNSNTFSLKKAQEKEATPIAVRRTPRLPVDLPAVNAPVVVEEAMDAWPLDENVTTQPMTIKEVTHSKKAPADLTIKETSCECTEDMRLVYEDTQEEQQQQQQQRDTPVKQAPAVAASAPATTASPKTKTPRRVSLRTISTPKSKKKLLD, from the exons atgaaGTGCAAAATACCCGAAATCTCCTGGCACAACCGTGATCCTGTGCTAAGCGTAGATATACAGACAAATAGCGTAACTTTGCCGGCTACAGCAATGTGCCGCCTTGCCTCTGGTGGCACCGATGCGCACGTACTCATCTGGTATGTGACCCATGGGGACGAGAGCGGTGGCattgagctggagctggcggcGGATCTGTCGCGTCATCAACGTGCCGTCAATACAGTGCGCTGGTCGCCCAATGGCGAGCTGTTGGCTTCTGGCGATGACGAGAGTGTTGTTTTCATATGGAAACAGAAGGCGGAGCATGAAGTGGTAAACATAATGGATGGTGAAGGCAACAGCGAGCAGGATAAAGAAGTGTGGCAGACACTGAAGGTGCTGCGTGGCCATAGAGAAGATATTTATGACTTGAGTTGGGCGCCAAACTCGCAGTTTTTGGTAACTGGCTCGGTGGACAACACAGCAATGCTGTGGGATGTGCACAAGGGCAAGTCCTTGGCTATTTTGGATGACCACAAAGGCTATGTGCAGGGTGTGGCCTGGGATCCGTGCAATCAATTTATAGCTACCTTGAGTACAGATAG GAATATGCGCATCTTTGATGCAACAACGCGACGTGTGCTGCATAGGGTTAACAAAGCCACGTTGCCTGTAAAGCCAGGACATGAGCTGCATGAGAAGAGCATTCGTTTATATCACGATGGAACGCTGCAGACATTCTTTAGGCGTCTCTGCTTTACACCCGATGGCAAACTTCTGATCACACCGGCAGGTGTGACAGACTACGATGGCGTAATGAAACCTACAAATACTACATATGGGTACAGTCGCTACGACCTAAGTCAGCCAGCTTTTGTGCTGCCTTTTCCAAATGAGTATACAGTGGCTGTTCGTTGCTCTCCTGTGCTCTATCGCCTGCGTCCGTTCAATGTCACCAAGAATCCGCCTATAATAACATTGCCTTATCGCATGATTTATGCTGTGGCCACCAAAAACTCTGTGTTCTTCTATGACACACAGCAACCTGTGCCGTTTGCCATTGTCTCCAACATACACTACACACGCTTGACGGATTTGGCGTGGTCTAATGATGGCAATTTGCTAATTGTATCCAGCACGGATGGCTTCTGTTCGCTGATAAGCTTTGGCGCACAGGAGCTGGGCGAGCGTTATGAGCAAATGGATGAAGTGCTCAGCGCTGTTGCGCAGACTACAGAGAATGTGCCACAACGTCAGCGCAAGCATAGGAAACAGAAACAGCATGACCAAAGTGCGCGCAGGCCGCTGCAGGAGAAGACCAAGCCCAATAGCatagaaataaagaaaaagtcAAGCGAAGCAGACTTGGAGGCAGAGAACGATTCGTCCATGCAGAGTGCCAGCTCCTCAACATCTTCAAACAGTCCCAAGGCAAAAATTGAGCTAAAGCCCACGCCCATAGCCTTTAGGCGTTCGCCACGTAAAGTAACAGAGCCTACGCCCATTGCAATACGTCGCTCGCCGCGCAAGATTACAGAGGCCATGCCCATTGCGATCAAGCGCAAGGCGAGCGATGAAGcgcagccagagcagccaaAGTCCAAGCTGCCGCTGGTGCTGCCCAAGCCCATTGAAGCGGTGCTGGACAAAGAGATCATAAGCACGGACGAAAAGTTCGAGTCGCCGGAGAAGAAATGCAGACCTGCCACACCCATACAAGTGCGTCGCCAGCCACGCACgccgggcagcagcagcagcaacagcaatacgTTTTCGCTTAAGAAAGCGCAAGAGAAAGAAGCAACGCCCATTGCAGTGCGACGCACGCCACGCTTGCCAGTCGACTTGCCTGCAGTGAATGCGCCTGTTGTAGTTGAGGAGGCAATGGACGCCTGGCCGCTGGACGAGAACGTTACGACGCAGCCAATGACAATCAAGGAAGTGACGCACAGTAAAAAGGCGCCGGCTGACTTGACCATTAAGGAGACCAGCTGCGAGTGCACTGAGGATATGCGTCTGGTCTACGAGGATACGCAagaggagcaacagcagcagcaacaacaacgtgaCACGCCTGTAAAGCAAGCGCCTGCAGTTGCCGCTTCAGCTCCGGCTACAACCGCCTCGCCCAAAACGAAAACTCCAAGGCGCGTCTCTTTGCGCACTATATCCACGCCCAAATCAAAAAAGAAACTGTTAGATTAA
- the LOC108596924 gene encoding carnitine O-palmitoyltransferase 1, liver isoform isoform X2, whose protein sequence is MAEAHAAVAFSFAITHEGFDINYDHEVLNLVWNSGVRSWKKRMARARNGIRNGVYPAHIQSLWLITAIALGLHLAGYQAPFNLTNKILVHLPSNTMNWQITACFLCALVIWLSICFTMRYTLKLLLIYKGWMYESRAPGSRVSIPTMLWVAVVRVLSSWNKPGLYSFQGSLPRLPLPSVHDTMSRYLRSVRPLLDDENYARMQGLAKEFEQTIGKKLQWYLVLKSWWSTNYVSDWWEEYVYLRGRGPLCVNSNFYGTDAIFMNLTNNQAARAANVISLLLNFRRLIEHQELQPIMVQGMIPLCSWQYERTFNTARVPGLETDRIVHYKDSNHIVVLHQGCYYKMLIYYKGRILRPCELQIQIEDILKAKATPLEGEEHLAALTAWNRSKWAEARNTHFSRGVNSVSLRTIESAAFVLSLDDEPYEFDLKRPELLDNFGKKLLHGNGYNRWFDKCFTVCVGTNGRVGFNAEHTWADAPVMGHTWEYIFGDDIDGYDETGNTKGTPEFQPPTPTRLNWDLKPCLAQIEEATMDATKLVNEVDLRILVHQEYGKGFMKKCRLSPDAYIQMALQLAYYRDAGRFSLTYEASMTRLFREGRTETVRPCTIESAAWVKAMQDPNITNDKRVEMLQAACDRHQLGYQDAMCGRGIDRHLFCLYVVSKYLEVDSPFLNEVLSEPWRLSTSQTPHGQTPKMDLKKHPNCISAGGGFGPVADDGYGVSYIIAGENLIFFHISAKTTCGQTNVHRFSQNICQALADIRSMFEQHMKDHPKPAKPITNGAST, encoded by the exons ATGGCTGAAGCCCATGCCGCCGTTGCCTTTTCGTTTGCGATCACGCACGAGGGCTTCGATATCAACTATGACCATGAGGTGCTCAACTTGGTGTGGAACTCGGGCGTGCGCTCCTGGAAAAAGCGCATGGCGCGTGCCAGA aaCGGCATACGCAATGGCGTTTACCCGGCGCATATACAAAGCTTATGGCTGATCACAGCCATTGCGCTGGGCCTGCACTTAGCAGGCTACCAAGCGCCATTTAATTTAACCAACAAAATTCTGGTGCATCTGCCCTCCAATACGATGAACTGGCAGATTACCGCTTGCTTTCTATGCGCGCTTGTTATTTGGCTATCCATATGCTTTACCATGCGCTACacgctgaagctgctgctcatataCAAGGGCTGGATGTACGAGTCGAGAGCGCCTGGCAGTCGTGTCTCCATACCCACCATGCTGTGGGTGGCCGTGGTGCGCGTGCTCAGCAGCTGGAACAAGCCAGGATTGTACAGTTTTCAAGGCTCGCTGCCGCGCTTGCCGCTGCCCTCGGTGCACGATACCATGTCGCGTTATCTGCGCTCGGTGCGTCCGCTGCTGGATGATGAGAACTACGCGCGCATGCAGGGCTTGGCCAAGGAGTTCGAGCAAACCATTGGCAAGAAGCTGCAGTGGTATCTGGTGTTGAAGAGCTGGTGGTCCACCAACTATGTGTCCGATTGGTGGGAGGAGTATGTTTATCTGCGCGGTCGCGGTCCGCTGTGTGTGAATAGCAATTTCTACGGCACCGATGCCATCTTTATGAATCTCACCAACAATCAAGCGGCGCGTGCCGCCAATGTTatatcgctgctgctgaactTCAGACGTCTGATTGAGCATCAGGAGCTGCAGCCCATTATGGTGCAAGGCATGATACCGCTTTGCTCCTGGCAATACGAGCGCACGTTCAATACAGCGCGCGTGCCTGGACTCGAAACAGATCGCATTGTGCATTACAAGGACTCCAATCATATTGTGGTGCTGCATCAGGGCTGCTACTACAAGATGCTTATCTACTACAAAGGACGCATACTGCGTCCTTGCGAGCTGCAGAT TCAAATTGAGGACATTTTGAAAGCCAAGGCAACGCCTTTGGAGGGTGAGGAACATTTGGCTGCGCTGACTGCCTGGAATCGCTCCAAGTGGGCCGAAGCACGCAACACACATTTCTCTCGTGGCGTCAACAGCGTCTCGCTGCGCACCATCGAATCCGCCGCCTTTGTGCTCTCACTGGACGATGAGCCCTACGAGTTTGATCTGAAGCGTCCCGAGCTGCTGGACAACTTTGGCAAGAAGCTGCTGCATGGCAATGGCTACAATCGTTGGTTCGACAAGTGCTTCACTGTCTGCGTGGGCACCAATGGACGTGTTGGCTTCAATGCTGAGCACACCTG GGCCGACGCACCGGTTATGGGGCATACATGGGAATATATATTTGGTGATGATATCGATGG CTACGATGAGACTGGCAATACCAAAGGCACGCCAGAGTTCCAGCCACCAACTCCTACGCGCCTCAACTGGGATCTGAAGCCGTGCCTTGCGCAGATTGAGGAGGCTACCATGGATGCCACTAAGCTTGTGAATGAAGTTGATTTGCGCATATTGGTGCACCAAGAATACGGCAAGGGCTTCATGAAGAAGTGTCGTCTCTCACCAGATGCTTATATTCAAATGGCCCTGCAGCTAGCCTACTATCGCGATGCGGGACGCTTCTCGCTTACCTACGAAGCCTCCATGACGCGCCTCTTCCGCGAGGGTAGAACTGAAACTGTGCGTCCCTGCACCATTGAATCCGCTGCTTGGGTTAAAGCCATGCAGGATCCCAACATAACT aaTGATAAACGCGTGGAGATGCTGCAGGCTGCTTGCGATCGTCATCAGCTTGGCTATCAGGATGCCATGTGCGGTCGCGGCATTGATCGTCATCTGTTCTGTCTATATGTTGTCTCCAAGTACCTGGAAGTGGACTCGCCGTTCCTCAATGAAGTGCTTAGCGAACCCTGGCGCTTGTCCACTAGTCAAACACCACATGGTCAAACGCCAAAAATGGATCTGAAGAAGCATCCGAACTGCATTAGCGCTGGCGGTGGCTTTGGACCAGTTGCAGATGATGGTTATGGTGTGTCCTACATCATTGCTGGTGAAAATTTGATATTCTTCCATATCTCAGCCAAGACCACATGCGGGCAAACG aaTGTACATCGTTTCTCGCAGAACATTTGCCAGGCCTTGGCTGATATACGCAGCATGTTTGAGCAGCATATGAAGGATCATCCGAAGCCCGCTAAGCCAATCACAAATGGCGCGTCCACATAA
- the LOC108596924 gene encoding carnitine O-palmitoyltransferase 1, liver isoform isoform X1, with translation MAEAHAAVAFSFAITHEGFDINYDHEVLNLVWNSGVRSWKKRMARARNGIRNGVYPAHIQSLWLITAIALGLHLAGYQAPFNLTNKILVHLPSNTMNWQITACFLCALVIWLSICFTMRYTLKLLLIYKGWMYESRAPGSRVSIPTMLWVAVVRVLSSWNKPGLYSFQGSLPRLPLPSVHDTMSRYLRSVRPLLDDENYARMQGLAKEFEQTIGKKLQWYLVLKSWWSTNYVSDWWEEYVYLRGRGPLCVNSNFYGTDAIFMNLTNNQAARAANVISLLLNFRRLIEHQELQPIMVQGMIPLCSWQYERTFNTARVPGLETDRIVHYKDSNHIVVLHQGCYYKMLIYYKGRILRPCELQIQIEDILKAKATPLEGEEHLAALTAWNRSKWAEARNTHFSRGVNSVSLRTIESAAFVLSLDDEPYEFDLKRPELLDNFGKKLLHGNGYNRWFDKCFTVCVGTNGRVGFNAEHTWSDAAIASHMWENLIVDDLVSDGYDETGNTKGTPEFQPPTPTRLNWDLKPCLAQIEEATMDATKLVNEVDLRILVHQEYGKGFMKKCRLSPDAYIQMALQLAYYRDAGRFSLTYEASMTRLFREGRTETVRPCTIESAAWVKAMQDPNITNDKRVEMLQAACDRHQLGYQDAMCGRGIDRHLFCLYVVSKYLEVDSPFLNEVLSEPWRLSTSQTPHGQTPKMDLKKHPNCISAGGGFGPVADDGYGVSYIIAGENLIFFHISAKTTCGQTNVHRFSQNICQALADIRSMFEQHMKDHPKPAKPITNGAST, from the exons ATGGCTGAAGCCCATGCCGCCGTTGCCTTTTCGTTTGCGATCACGCACGAGGGCTTCGATATCAACTATGACCATGAGGTGCTCAACTTGGTGTGGAACTCGGGCGTGCGCTCCTGGAAAAAGCGCATGGCGCGTGCCAGA aaCGGCATACGCAATGGCGTTTACCCGGCGCATATACAAAGCTTATGGCTGATCACAGCCATTGCGCTGGGCCTGCACTTAGCAGGCTACCAAGCGCCATTTAATTTAACCAACAAAATTCTGGTGCATCTGCCCTCCAATACGATGAACTGGCAGATTACCGCTTGCTTTCTATGCGCGCTTGTTATTTGGCTATCCATATGCTTTACCATGCGCTACacgctgaagctgctgctcatataCAAGGGCTGGATGTACGAGTCGAGAGCGCCTGGCAGTCGTGTCTCCATACCCACCATGCTGTGGGTGGCCGTGGTGCGCGTGCTCAGCAGCTGGAACAAGCCAGGATTGTACAGTTTTCAAGGCTCGCTGCCGCGCTTGCCGCTGCCCTCGGTGCACGATACCATGTCGCGTTATCTGCGCTCGGTGCGTCCGCTGCTGGATGATGAGAACTACGCGCGCATGCAGGGCTTGGCCAAGGAGTTCGAGCAAACCATTGGCAAGAAGCTGCAGTGGTATCTGGTGTTGAAGAGCTGGTGGTCCACCAACTATGTGTCCGATTGGTGGGAGGAGTATGTTTATCTGCGCGGTCGCGGTCCGCTGTGTGTGAATAGCAATTTCTACGGCACCGATGCCATCTTTATGAATCTCACCAACAATCAAGCGGCGCGTGCCGCCAATGTTatatcgctgctgctgaactTCAGACGTCTGATTGAGCATCAGGAGCTGCAGCCCATTATGGTGCAAGGCATGATACCGCTTTGCTCCTGGCAATACGAGCGCACGTTCAATACAGCGCGCGTGCCTGGACTCGAAACAGATCGCATTGTGCATTACAAGGACTCCAATCATATTGTGGTGCTGCATCAGGGCTGCTACTACAAGATGCTTATCTACTACAAAGGACGCATACTGCGTCCTTGCGAGCTGCAGAT TCAAATTGAGGACATTTTGAAAGCCAAGGCAACGCCTTTGGAGGGTGAGGAACATTTGGCTGCGCTGACTGCCTGGAATCGCTCCAAGTGGGCCGAAGCACGCAACACACATTTCTCTCGTGGCGTCAACAGCGTCTCGCTGCGCACCATCGAATCCGCCGCCTTTGTGCTCTCACTGGACGATGAGCCCTACGAGTTTGATCTGAAGCGTCCCGAGCTGCTGGACAACTTTGGCAAGAAGCTGCTGCATGGCAATGGCTACAATCGTTGGTTCGACAAGTGCTTCACTGTCTGCGTGGGCACCAATGGACGTGTTGGCTTCAATGCTGAGCACACCTG gtCTGACGCTGCCATCGCCTCACACATGTGGGAGAATCTAATTGTTGACGATCTTGTATCGGATGG CTACGATGAGACTGGCAATACCAAAGGCACGCCAGAGTTCCAGCCACCAACTCCTACGCGCCTCAACTGGGATCTGAAGCCGTGCCTTGCGCAGATTGAGGAGGCTACCATGGATGCCACTAAGCTTGTGAATGAAGTTGATTTGCGCATATTGGTGCACCAAGAATACGGCAAGGGCTTCATGAAGAAGTGTCGTCTCTCACCAGATGCTTATATTCAAATGGCCCTGCAGCTAGCCTACTATCGCGATGCGGGACGCTTCTCGCTTACCTACGAAGCCTCCATGACGCGCCTCTTCCGCGAGGGTAGAACTGAAACTGTGCGTCCCTGCACCATTGAATCCGCTGCTTGGGTTAAAGCCATGCAGGATCCCAACATAACT aaTGATAAACGCGTGGAGATGCTGCAGGCTGCTTGCGATCGTCATCAGCTTGGCTATCAGGATGCCATGTGCGGTCGCGGCATTGATCGTCATCTGTTCTGTCTATATGTTGTCTCCAAGTACCTGGAAGTGGACTCGCCGTTCCTCAATGAAGTGCTTAGCGAACCCTGGCGCTTGTCCACTAGTCAAACACCACATGGTCAAACGCCAAAAATGGATCTGAAGAAGCATCCGAACTGCATTAGCGCTGGCGGTGGCTTTGGACCAGTTGCAGATGATGGTTATGGTGTGTCCTACATCATTGCTGGTGAAAATTTGATATTCTTCCATATCTCAGCCAAGACCACATGCGGGCAAACG aaTGTACATCGTTTCTCGCAGAACATTTGCCAGGCCTTGGCTGATATACGCAGCATGTTTGAGCAGCATATGAAGGATCATCCGAAGCCCGCTAAGCCAATCACAAATGGCGCGTCCACATAA